One Mycolicibacterium fallax genomic window, TAACCACCTGACCCTTCGATAGGTCTGCGGTCGGCCGGTGACGCTGTGGCGCGCCGCCCGTCGTCCTCAGATGTGGGGGTGGCGTCTTGGCGCGCCGCCCGTGGTCTTCAGATGTGGTCGGCGACGCTTCGTTGCGCCGCACGCGGTCCGGGACGGGCTGTGCCCCGAGACCAATCGTGTCCCCGGAACCACCATGCAGCGCTGGACGGCGGCCCGCTTCCTCGGGTCACAAATTCGCTAAAACGATAAAACACCGGGGCCCGCCAGCGCTAGTTGCCCACCGAATCGGTCCCATTGACCTGGGCGAACAGCGTGAGATGCTTCTCCGCGCAAGCCTGTGAGACGGCTGTGTGCAGGTCCGCCAGCCGCACCGTCTCCAACTCGGCGACGGTCACCGACCCGGGCGCGGACCGGTGCCGGGCGGCCACCCGGGAGTCCCGCAACCGCTCGGCTCGCTCCAGCACGTTGCGGGCGAATCGCCCGTTCTGCATGACGTCGACGCCGTTGCTGCCGTCGGCGGCGCGGTGCTCCGACAGCGCCTGGCAGGCCAGCATCAGGGCCTGGCGGGCGGCCGGCTCGATGACGGTGGCCCGCGGCGCGCCGTAGCGGACCGCGATCTCCACCAGCTCGGCCGGGGCGTAGGAGGCAAACCGCAGCCGGCGGTTGAACCGGCCGGCCAGCCCCGGGTTGACGGTGAGGAACTCGTCGACCTCGCGCTCGTACCCGGCGCCGATGAAACAGAAGTCGAACCGGTGCACCTCCAGCGCCACCAGCAACTGATTGACGGCCTCCATGCCGATCATGTCCGGGCGGCCGTCGTGATGGCGTTCGACCAGGGAATAGAACTCGTCCATGAACAGGATCCGGCCCAGCGACCGGTCGATCAGCTCGTTGGTCTTCGGGCCGGACGCGCCGATGTGCTCGCCGCAGAAGTCGGCGCGGCGGACCTCGATGATCTCCGGATGCGCGACGATGCCGAGCCCGGCGTAGATCTTGCCGAGCGCCTCGGCGGTGGTGGTCTTGCCGGTGCCGGGCGGGCCGACCAGCAGCATGTGATTGGTCTGGCCGGCCACCGGCAGCCCGTGCGCCAGTCGCAGCGCGCGGATCTCGATCTGGTCCTCCAGTTCGGCGACCGCGCGCTTGACCTCGGCCAGGCCCACCTGGTTGTTCAGCAGCGCACGGCCCTGCTCGAGCAGTTCGGTCCGGCGCTGTTCGTCGGCGCGGCCCGCCCGGTCGGCCGGACTCTGGGCGGTGCCGGCGTCCCAGCGGTCGGTGCGGCTGTCGATGGTGGCCTCGTCGGTGACGGCCAGCTGCAGGGCCGGATCGGCCAGCGCGTCGCGGGCGGCGGGCAGCAGCGCGCCGTTGACGCAGGCCTTCGACAGCGCCACCTGGGCGCCGGGTTCGTCGCCGAGCTGGCGCAGCGCCATCCCCCGCACGTACCCGAGATCGGCGGCGATCAGCGGGAACTCGGCCGGGTCGATGCTGGCGGTCAGCACGTCCGCGCCGCCGGCGTCGGTGAGCTCGCCGCGCCGGGTGTGCACCCGGTCGGCCCAGTCCAGTGCGACGCGGGCCTGGCCGAGGTGGACGGCGGCGTGCGCGGCCATGGTGTTGGTCGCCGCGGTGACCGCGGCCATCACGATCGCCTGGGGCGGCAGCACCGCGGTCGCCTCGGCGATGACCTCCGGCCAGCGGCCGGTGGCGAACATCAGGTAGCTCATCACGTGCCGCTGCCACTGGTGGTTCTCCCAGGAGTCCAGCAGTCCCGGGTCCGCCAGCACGGTGTGCGCCCGCTCGAACTGGCCGTCGTCGATCAGGGCGCCGGCCAGCGCGATCGCCGCGTGCGAGGCCTCGGTGACGGTGATCGCCAGGTACGGGCCCGCCTTGATCCGCGCGGCCAGCCGGGCACCGATGCGGTTGGCCTCGCGGTGCAGCCGGGGGCCGCAGCGGTACACCTGTTCCAGGGTGGCCAGGTCGTCGTCGCCGGCGGCGATGCGCGCCAGCCAGGCGTCGGCCATCGCCGGGTCCAGCCGGGTCGCCTCGGTGAACTGCCGCAGCGCCTCGGCGGGATCGTGGTCCATCAGGTCCATGCCGCGGTCGAAGGGCCGGCGGGCCGCGACCACGCTGGCCCCGGCGCTCATCGGTCCGCCCCGGCGCTCATCGGTCCGCCCCGGCGAGCTCGGGTTCCGGGGCAGCCTCGGATTCGATTCTCAGATAACGGTTTTCGACGCGGAACAGATCGATCCGCACCCGGTGCACCCGGCCGGCGATACCGATGTCGACGGTGTCCGGCCCGGCCTGGGTGATGACGATATCGGCATCGGCAGCGCCGGCATCGGCGCCGTCGCCGGCGGCACCGGCGGCGGGCGATGGCCCGGTCGCCTCGATCACCGTCGGCGGCCGCGGCGCCGGGGACAGCCGGACCGCCGGTTCGGCGGGCGCCGCGGCCGACACCGCGCCGTCGACCACGCTGACGGTGGTGTCCGGGGCCGGCCGGGGGCCGTCGGTGACGGTGATACCGGGCATCTGCAGCGCGGCCCAGCGGCGCCGGTCGGCGGTGTGCACGGTGATCCGCTCCCCCGCCGCGGCCGCCCGCAGCACCAGCCGCTTGGTCAGGGCGTCGTCGGCGGCCAGCCGGATCCGGGTGGGTTCGCCCGGATCGGTGAACGGCAGCGCCAGCCGGTAGCCGTCCTGCGCGGGGCCGATCAGCACCCCGCTGGCCCCGACCGGCAGGGCCAGCGCGGCCGGTACCGGACCGGTGCGCAGCCCCCGCAGCCGCACCGTCGGGCCGCACCTAGCGGCGGCGAGCGCGTCGAGTTGCTCCCCCGGCAGGCCGGTCAGCAGCACGCTGGGCGGCGCTGGCGGCGGCTGGTTGGTGCGGGTGGTCAGCGTCGCGGACAACCGCCCGTCCGGGTAGAGCGTGACGGTCTGGATCAGGCCGTCGACCCGCAGCGTCCAGGCCTGCGCCAGGTTGGCCGCGGTGACCTCGTGCGGCCGGTATGCGTAGCTGGTGTACCAGCCGTCGTCGGCGCGCACCGACCGCCAGCGGGGGTCCCGGACGCCGCCGCCGATCCGGCGGTCCAGCTCGACGATGTCGGCGGCGCTGGCCACCCGGGCTCGGACCGCGCCCCGGCGCAGCGCCGCGCCGATGCGCTGGGCGGCGGCCACCGCCGCGACGCCGGTGGAGATCCGGTCGGCGAGCGCCCCGGCGTTGGGCAGCGCGGCGATCCGCAGGATCACCCAGGTTTCCCGGGTGCCGGCATACGGCGGGGTGCCGATCAGGGTGTCGTAGACCCGCGGGTAGTCGCCGTGGCTGCGTCGCCGCGCACCGAGGGTGACCACGCTCAGCGATTCCAGGGTCAGGCCGAGCGGTTGGTGCAGCAGCGCTGCCAGCGCGGCAACGTCGAGGGTGTCGTCGCTGTGGGCGGCCGTGCTGCCGGTGAACAGGGTCGGCCGGTGCCGCCGCCCGAGCACCGCGACGGCGGCCACCGCGGTGCCGCGCAACTCGCGCACACCGCCGCCGCAGCCGTCGTTGGCCACCGTGACCGGGTCCGGCCGGGGATGCTCGCGCCGGTGCCGCCGGTACCGCGCCAGCCAGGACCACAGCGGCCGGCCCCGCCAGGGAACCACCGCGACCGGCCCGACGAGGGCCAGCGCCGTTGCCGCACCGGCGAATCCGCCGATCGCCCAGCCGGTCAGCGCGGCGACGAACACCGCGATCAGGACCGCCAGCCGCACCGGGGCGGTCATCGGGACCGCCGGGCCCGGGCCGCCAGCGCCAGGATTCCCGCCGCGGCCGCGACCACGACCGCGAAGGTCAGTGCGGCGGTGTGCGCCCGCCGATCCGGCGGTGCCGGTGGCGCCGGTGCGGCGATCACCCGCGCCTGTGCCCCGGGCGCCTGCCGCGGACCGTCGGGCACGTCGAAGGTCAGCGCCGCCAGCGGATCGACCACGCCGTAGCCGATCTTGTTGTCCACCCCGAGCGGCGGGTTGTGTGCGGTCGCCCGGATCCGGTGGATGATCTGGTGCGCGCTGAGCCGCGGAAAGCGGGCACGCACCAGCGCCGCGACACCGCTGACGTAGGCGGCGGCGAAGCTGGTGCCCCAAAATGCCATGTTGCGATCCCCGGCCCGGCTCGGCGGGAGCGCGTTGACCGCGATGCCGGTGTGCGGAGACAGTCCCATCACCCCGACGCCCGGGGCGGCCACCGCCACCCACGGGCCGGACAGGCTGGCGCCCAGCGGCGCGCCGGTGTTGTCGACGGCACCGACCGACAACACGTAGTCGGCAAACCAGGACGGCGAGGACACCGTCTTGACCCGGCCCCAGCCGCGCGGGTCGGCGGGGTTCAGCGGATCGGCCGGCGGATTCTGCGCGCAGCCCTCCTCGCCCTCGTTGCCCGCCGCGGCGACGATGACGGCGTCCCGGACGGTGGCGGCGTACCACAGCGCCGCGCCCAGCACCCGCTGATCGAGCGGGTCGACGGCGGGCATGCAGGACGTCACGCTCAGGTTGATCACCTTTGCGCCCAGGTCGGCGGCGTGCACGACGGCGCGCGCCAGGGTCGAGAGGGTGCCCGCCTTGCGCAGCAGGTCGGTTTCGCCGGGCCGCGGCGTCACGGCGGTGAACGCCCGCGAGGTCTGCCGGATCGAGATCAGCACCGCGTGCGGGGCGACCCCGGCCACCCCGTCGGGCGCCCCGGCTGCCGGCGGCGGAACCTCAGGCAGCTCGGGTCCGGGTGCGGCGTCACCGGGCGCGTTGGCCGGCACATCGTGCGGTGCAGGCGGTGGCGGCTCCGGTGGCGGCGGCGGTGGCGCGGTGACCGTCGCGGTCTGGGTCCGGATGACGGTCACCGGGGCCGGCGGTGCGGGCGGTGCCGGCCGGTCCGGCGGCGGGGGCGCGCCGCCGGTGGCCGGGACACCCTCGGGAGCCGGGAAGGCGGGCTCCGGCGGCATCCGATCGGGCATCGGGGCGCCCTGCGGTGCGGCGCCGATGATGGACGCGATGATGGTGCCGTGGGCGTCGCAGTCCGACAGCCCGTCACCGCCCATCACGTAGTCACCGCCCGGAACCACCGGCAACCGGGGGCCGGGGTTCACCCCGGTGTCGACCACCGCGACCGGGACACCGTTGCCGGTCGAGTGCGTCCAGGCGCGGGCGATGTTGAGCATGGTGAACCCGGGGGCGGTGATGCCGACGTCCGGGTCGGCGACGGTGATCGGCCGGGCGCAGCGGTTGGCCTGACGCATCGGCTCGTCCGGACCGGGCCGGCCCGCCTCCGGCAGTTGGGTGGGGTCCACCACCGGCGGGGGGATCGCCCGTGCGGGCACCAGCCCGTAACCGGCCAGCATCAGCACCGCCGCGACGGCGGCGGCGCGCTGGGCGGTGCGGGCGGTCATCGCATCCGCACCCAGGCGAACAGGCCGCCGATCCAGGCGGCCAGCGGCAGCGCGACGACGATCGCCAGCAGTTCCAGCCATTCGGCGGTCATCCGGACCAGGGGGGTGAATCGGGTCGGCGGTACCAGCAGCGCGGCGATCAGGGTGCCCGCACCGAACCCGGTCAGGACCAGTGCGCCGCCGACCAGGGCGCCGGTCGACCCCGCCGGCGCCGCCCACACGTAGCGGGCCACCCCGGCGCACACCGCGGCCGCCGCACCGCAGATCAGCGGCACCGCCTGGCGTCGGTCGGTGAAATTGCGGGACCGCAGCACGAAGATCATCACCACCAGCCCGGCCAGCACCGCGGCGGCTCCGGCCCGGGGCCGGCCGGGCAGCAACGTCGCCCACACCGCGGGCACCAGGGTGATCGCGGCGGCCACGCAGATCCCGGTCAGCACGGCGTTGGCGCGGCGGGCGGCCGCGGCGACCGCCGCCCCGCGCGGGGTGGTGTCCGGGTTCGGGTCGGCCTCCGGTTCGGCTGCCGCGCTCTGGTCCACCGGGACGACGGCGTCCACCGGCATCCCGTCGGCCCGGTGAAACAGGTCGCGGCCGGTGACCGAACCGAAGTGCGGCGGCCGGATCCGCGCCGCCCGCAGCGCGATGGTGGGCGCCAGCGTCAACAGCACCAGCAGCGCGATCAGCGTGCACATCGCCAGCCACTGCGCGGGGATCGGCCGCCACATCCGGGCCGCGGCCAGCGCGCCGCCGAGCACGCACAGCGTCACCACCGCCGCGGCGATATCGCGATGCGCGCCGGTCAGCGCGGTCAGCGCCACGGCCAGCACCGCGGCCGCCAGCGCGACGATGAACAGGTGCGGCGCGCCGAGCCCGCCGGGCGGGGCGGTGCCTGCGCCGAGCGCCAACAGCGGGACGGCCAGCCAACCGAACCCGATCAGCAGATCCGTGCGGCGCGGCCACCAGCGCCACACCCCGGCCGCCGCGGCCGCGGCCAGCAGGCCGGCGGTGCCGACCGCGACCGCGGGGACCGGGGAGTCACCGGTCAACCGGGCACGCACCCCGGCGACCGCGAGCACCGCCGCGGCCATCGCCAGAATCGCCAGCGCACAGTGCGCGACGGTCTGCGCGGTGACCGGGGGGAACAGCGTGCGCCCGACCCGCGCCAGCCCGGTGGACAGCGATTCGTACTGCGGCTCGGCGCAATCCCCGTCGGTCGCCGTCACCAACTGCAGCGCGGTGCCGTCCTCGACGCCGAGCTCGTCGAGGGACTTGCCGGTGTCCAGCCGGATGCCGTTGACCCGCTGCAGCTCATAGCCGCTGCCGGGTGCCAGGCCGGGGCGGCCGCGGCGGCGAAGTTCGGCGTCGAGTAATTCCACCGCGTCGTCGAGGAACACCTCGATGGGCAGCGCCGCCGGATACACCTGGGAGATCAGTTGGTCGCCGCAGATCACCGCGACCGCGCAGCGCGCGGGGAATGACACCATCGGCGCACCGGGCCGGGCACCGACCGCGGCGGTCATCACGCCGTCCTGTCGGCGTCCGGGATGTAACGGTCGGCCAGCGCGGCGGTGATCTCGGTGAGCCGCAACCGGGCGGCGCCGGTGCTCTGGTGCGCGACGTCGATGATGCCGCCGGCCGCCAGATGCGGGTCATACGGCATGAATTCGACGGTGGCGCCGCACTGGCTGAAGCGTTCGGTGAGGTACCGCCGGGCACCGCGGTCGTAGCGGTCCCGGCTGTCGTTGAGCACCACCATGCTGCGCGACACCAGCTCGTGGTGGCCCAGCGCACACAGCAGGTCCACCGACCGGGTCACCGGCACCGAGCTGTCCGGGGTCAGCCCGGAGACGAAGACCAGGGTGTCGGCGGCCCGCAGCACCGACTCCATCACCGGATGCTCCAGATCGTCGGCGGTGTCGACCAGGATGACGTTGTGGGTCCGGCGCAGCCGGGACAGTGCCCCGGCGAACATCGCCGCGGTCAGCGGCCGGGCCTGGTCCGAGTTCCGGTTTCCGGCAAGCACATCCAGCCCGACGGCGTTCTGGCCCAGGTGTTCGCGGATGTCGGCGTAGCCCTGCACGTCGGTGTCGTCGAGCACCGCGGCGTAGTCACCGGGCGGGTTCTCGTCGATCCGGCCGGCCAGGGTGCCGAAACCGGGCACCGCGTCGACCGCCACCACGTTCTCCGGCCGGACACCGCGGAACACCGCGCCGATCGCCGCGGTGAGGGTGGTCTTGCCCACCCCGCCCTTGCCGGCCACCAGCGCGATGACGTACTGGCGGCGGATGTGCCGCCGGATCCGTTCGCACAGTTCCCGGTGGTGGCGTTCGGCCCGCGACTGCCCCGGGTTGACGACGTGGCAGGTGCCGGTGTGCACAACCCGCCGCCAGCCCGAGCCGGGCGGTATCTTGCGCGGCGCGACCAGGTCGGAGATCCGCACCGAGCCGGACATCGGTTCCGGTGACCGACGCGGACCCGGGTCTTCCTCGGTCTCGTCCATTTCTCACACCACCTTTCGGTAGGAATACCAGTCCTGTTCGGCGGGCAGTCGGCGCAGCAGCGCCCGGACCGCGGTGACGATCGCCGAGGTGCTTCCCGGGCCGACGATCAGCCAGCGGCGACCATCGCGGTGGACCGTTTCGGCGACCAGACGTCCGGCCGGGGTGTCGATCACGGTGACCGCGCTGTCGCCGAGCACCGCCCGGGTCGGCAGCCCGGATTCCACCCCGCTCTGCACCGCGACGATCCCGGCGTGCGCCGAACGCGCCGGATCGGCCGCCAGCAGCAGCATGCCCTGCTGCTCGGCATCGATGCCGGCGCCGGCCAGCACCGCGCGCAGCCGCGCCGAGCCGCGGACCCCGGCGATCGCCCCGGCGTCGACGGTCACCGGCCGAAGTTCGGCAGGTTGTGCTGTGCCGCAAAGCCTTTCGATCTCGACCGCGATGACCGAGGTCGCCGAGTTCTCCTCCGCCGAGGTGCCCGCCGGGCCCAGCCGGACCAGGTCGCCGTGGCGTTCCAGCACCGCCCACCAGCGGGCGAACCGGGCCAGCAGCACCCGGGTCCGGGTGCGGTCGCCGGGGCGGTGCAGATCCAGCACCAGGCCGATGTCGCGCCGGCTCAGCACCGCCAGCCATTCCCGGACCGGTTCGTCGACGGTGCCGGCCTCGTCGATCACCGCGTGCTCGCGCAGTTCGGCGGCAATCGGCCGGTCCAGCGCGTCGTCGCGGGATTCGACTCGCGGCAGATGCGGACGCAGGCCCAGTTCCGGGCCGAGCACCTCGACCCCGGTGAGCACCTGCAGAACCCACAGCCCCTCGACGGTGGTGGTCAACACCGGTTCCCCCTGGTGTTGCGGAATACGTTGTCTAGCCGAAGAATCCGGCGACGGTCTGGTCGGTGACGGTGGCGTTCTCGCACACCGTGTGCACCGCATTGCCATGCAGTCCGACCGTCTCGGCGAGATGCTTGAGCGAGCGCAGCAATTCCTGCTGGTGCAGGAAGAAGCCGTCGGCGCCGACACCCTGGAAGTCAGCGACCAGCGCATTGGTCTTACGTTCGACGTCGCTGCACAGGTCGGTCAGGCCGATGCCGTGGGTCAGGGTCTGATCCGCGGCATCCAGGATCGTCGGCAGTGCGTAGGTGATCTTGTCCATCGGTGGCTCCAGTGTTCGGGTCAGACCAGGGAGGTACCGGAGGCGTTGAGCACCTCGCGGACCTTGTTGGCGGCGTCGGCCTCGTTCTCCTCGACGAACGTGGCGGTTTTGCCGAGCGCGTCGGCGAGGAACATGCCGTGCTGGACGGCACGCTGCAGATCGGCCTCGATGGTGACCGCGGTGTTGGTCGAGGTCAGCTGGGTGAGGCCCTGGAACACCCCGGGTGCGGCGATGTTCTGGTGCGTCGAGAGGTACTGGGTGGCGACCCCGCCCGCGTTCTCCAGCGCGGCGAGAATCGCATCGCGGGCGGCCCGCAGTTGCAGGGGTGGAACGTCGAATGTCGACATTGTGGTTGATCTCCCTTGGATTTTCGCTTCCCCGATCGGGGCTCTGACGGCAAGCGTAGGCCGGATTTCCCGGTTGTCACTTCACCCTCAGCAAACAATTAGATTTGCACGTTTTCGGATCAACATAGAAGTATTAGGCCTCCTGTAATGCATCAGAAGCCCGACAATTGCGTGACCGACGATCAGCGATGTTCCGTCACAGCTACCTCACCCTCGGCGCTGTTCGGCTTCGGCGAACACCCGGACCCGGCCGACCTCGCCGCTGCCGGCGCTGCCACCGGTCGGGCGCGCCAGCATCCCGGCGCCCGAACCCACCGGTACCCCGCCGGCCGGGGCGGTGCGTGTTTCCACCGCGCCGAGCACCCCGGCGCCGCGCAGGCCGGTGGGCCGGCCGCCCGGTTCCGGCGCGAAGCCGGCGGTCGGCCGGGTGTAACTGGTCAGCCCGGCCGGCGTCGCCGCACCCGCAGCGCCGCCGAGGACCGACCCGGCTCCGGGCGCCAGCGGCAGGCCCACGCCGGGCCGCACGGCCTCGGGCACCGCCTCCACGACCGGTTCGACCGCGGCGGCCTCGCCGCGATTGCCGAACGAGCCGAACAGCCCGGTCAGCGCCTGCACCGGGCCGGTCAGTGTCTGGCCGAGCTGCATCGGCATCCCGACGACGTTCTGGGCGAGTTGGCCGACGGCCTGACCACCCTGCTGCACGCCCCCGGTGACCTGCTGCATCAGATCACCGAGCATGCCTCCGGGGCCGGCGGCACCGGACGGCCCGGCCATCCCCGCCGCGGCGCCGGATGCCTGCAGCGCCGGGGCGACGGCCCCGGTCGCGGCGGCCTCGGCCACCGCGGCACCCGCCTGCACCGGGGCGGCCGGTGAGGCCGCCAGCGGGGTGATCGGCGGCGGGATGCTCAGGGCCGGAATCAGGCCCATCAGCACCGCCGAATAACCGGTCCCCACCCCGGCGTTGTTCGGCCACATCCCGCCGAAGTATTCGAGATCCTTTTCGATGATGGCCGGTGTCAGGGTTCCGAGCGCCGGAACGTTGGCCGCGCACAAGGATTCCCACTGCACCCGGTTGCCCTGGCAGACCGCCGCCGGGATCATCGCCGAGCTGGCGCTCAGGTAGGCGTTGATCGCGCTGGCGAACACCGGCGGCTTCTCCATCAGCCAGCCGGCCAGCAGCTGCAGGGTGGTGTTGAGGGTGGTGGCCGACAGCAGTGAGCCGGCGCCGGCGAGCCCGACGAAGTCCGGGGCGAGCATCCCGGCGTTGCCGATCGACATCCCGGCCGCGGTTTCGCAGCCGGAGATCTCCATGACGTAGGTCAATGCGGCCGCCGCGGTGGTGGCGATGCCGGATCCGGCCCGCAGGACCAGGTCGTTGACCTCCGGTGGGCGGGCCGCCCAGAAATCGGCCATCAGCCGATGACGGAGCCCAGCGTCGTCACCAGGCGTCGCAGGGCCTCGGTCGTCTCAAAGGTCGCACCGGCCAATCCCTGCGCACCGGAGAACAAGCCGCGCGACGCGGTGTGCTCGGCGGCGGCGCCGAGGTAGGCCGCGCCGGCGGCATTGCAGGCCGCGGCGAACGCGACCGAGGCCGGATCGGCGCCCATTGGGGTGACGGTGATCAGGGTGGCCGTGCCGCCGGCGACGACGGCGCCGAGTTCCGCGGTGATGGCCGCCTCGACGGCGGCCGACAGCCCGACCCCGGTGGGAGACACATTCAGAAGTGGTCCGGCCATTGGATTTCCCTTCCCCCGAAGGACCCATTCGCGATCGCGGGCAGCGCCGCGTCGTTCGAGCATAGGCGTCGACGTCGAAGATTCAAAGTGACGCTTGCACAAGGAAATAACTTCTCGATCGGCGCTGGATTTCGGCCCATCATCGAGCGACAAACCGTCAATCTTCACCTCAGGTTCAGTGCGCGTGTGCCCCGACACCCGGCGCGGCGGGCAGCTCCTGCGATGCCCGCGCCAGGGCCGGTGCGGGACCGCGGCCCGCCACGGTCGGCCGCCCCGTCGTCCGCCGGGCCGGCCGGCCAACGCCACGCTGCACGCCCCGCGCAATGCGCCCCGTCATAGGGTGGCTGGGTGCTCGACTACATCCGCGATGCCGCCGAGATCTACCGTCAGTCGTTCGCGACGATCCGCGCCGAGGCCGACCTGAGCCGGTTTCCCGACGACGTGTCCCAGGTGGTGGTCCGCATGATCCACACCTGCGGGCAGGTCGACCTGCCCGAGCACATCGCCTTCACCCCCGACGTGGTGACCCGCGCGCACGCCGCCCTGGTCGCCGGCGCCCCGGTGCTGTGCGACTCCTCGATGGTCGCCGCCGGCATCACCGCGGCCCGGCTGCCCGCCGACAACGAGGTCGTCTCGCTGGTCGCCGACCCGCGATCCCCGGGCCTGGCCGCCGAGTTGGGCAGCACTCGCTCGGCCGCGGCGGTGGATCTGTGGGCCGAGCGCCTGGACGGGGCGGTGCTGGCCATCGGGAACGCACCCACCGCACTGTTCCGGCTGCTGGAACTGCTCGACGAGGGCGCCGGGGTCCCGGCGGCGGTGCTCGGCGGCCCGGTCGGCTTCGTCGGCTCCGCCCAGTCCAAGGACGCGCTGATCGAAAACCCCCGCGGGATGAGCTATCTGGTGGTGCGGGGCCGGCGCGGCGGCAGCGCGATGGCCGCGGCCGCCGTCAACGCGATCGCCAGCCGTTCCGAAGGCATCTGCGCATGACCGGCACGCTCTACGGCGTCGGGCTGGGCCCCGGCGATCCGGAACTGGTCACCGTCAAGGCCGCCCGGGTGATCGGCGCCGCGGACGTGGTGGCCTATCACAGCGCCCGCCACGGTCACAGCATCGCCCGCGGCATCGCCGAACCGTATCTGCGCGACGGGCAGCTGGAGGAGCATCTGGTCTACCCGGTCACCACCGAGACGGTGGACCATCCCGGCGGCTACGCCGGGGCGATGGAGGACTTCTACACCGCCGCGGCCGCCCGGATCGCCGCGCACCTGGACGCCGGCCGCGACGTCGCGCTGCTGGCCGAGGGCGATCCGCTGTTCTACAGCAGCTACATGCACATGCACGCGCGGCTGACCGAGCGGTTCGCCGCCGTCATCGTGCCCGGGGTGACCGCGGTCAGCGCGGCCTCGGCGGCCGTCGCGACCCCGCTGGTGACCGGCGAGGAGATCCTCACCGTGCTGCCCGGCACGCTGCCGGCCGGTGAGCTGACCCGCCGGCTTGCCGACACCGACGCCGCCGTGGTGATGAAGCTCGGCCGGTCCTTCCCGAAGGTGCG contains:
- the eccA gene encoding type VII secretion AAA-ATPase EccA, whose translation is MSAGASVVAARRPFDRGMDLMDHDPAEALRQFTEATRLDPAMADAWLARIAAGDDDLATLEQVYRCGPRLHREANRIGARLAARIKAGPYLAITVTEASHAAIALAGALIDDGQFERAHTVLADPGLLDSWENHQWQRHVMSYLMFATGRWPEVIAEATAVLPPQAIVMAAVTAATNTMAAHAAVHLGQARVALDWADRVHTRRGELTDAGGADVLTASIDPAEFPLIAADLGYVRGMALRQLGDEPGAQVALSKACVNGALLPAARDALADPALQLAVTDEATIDSRTDRWDAGTAQSPADRAGRADEQRRTELLEQGRALLNNQVGLAEVKRAVAELEDQIEIRALRLAHGLPVAGQTNHMLLVGPPGTGKTTTAEALGKIYAGLGIVAHPEIIEVRRADFCGEHIGASGPKTNELIDRSLGRILFMDEFYSLVERHHDGRPDMIGMEAVNQLLVALEVHRFDFCFIGAGYEREVDEFLTVNPGLAGRFNRRLRFASYAPAELVEIAVRYGAPRATVIEPAARQALMLACQALSEHRAADGSNGVDVMQNGRFARNVLERAERLRDSRVAARHRSAPGSVTVAELETVRLADLHTAVSQACAEKHLTLFAQVNGTDSVGN
- the eccD gene encoding type VII secretion integral membrane protein EccD, encoding MTAAVGARPGAPMVSFPARCAVAVICGDQLISQVYPAALPIEVFLDDAVELLDAELRRRGRPGLAPGSGYELQRVNGIRLDTGKSLDELGVEDGTALQLVTATDGDCAEPQYESLSTGLARVGRTLFPPVTAQTVAHCALAILAMAAAVLAVAGVRARLTGDSPVPAVAVGTAGLLAAAAAAGVWRWWPRRTDLLIGFGWLAVPLLALGAGTAPPGGLGAPHLFIVALAAAVLAVALTALTGAHRDIAAAVVTLCVLGGALAAARMWRPIPAQWLAMCTLIALLVLLTLAPTIALRAARIRPPHFGSVTGRDLFHRADGMPVDAVVPVDQSAAAEPEADPNPDTTPRGAAVAAAARRANAVLTGICVAAAITLVPAVWATLLPGRPRAGAAAVLAGLVVMIFVLRSRNFTDRRQAVPLICGAAAAVCAGVARYVWAAPAGSTGALVGGALVLTGFGAGTLIAALLVPPTRFTPLVRMTAEWLELLAIVVALPLAAWIGGLFAWVRMR
- a CDS encoding MinD/ParA family ATP-binding protein, which gives rise to MDETEEDPGPRRSPEPMSGSVRISDLVAPRKIPPGSGWRRVVHTGTCHVVNPGQSRAERHHRELCERIRRHIRRQYVIALVAGKGGVGKTTLTAAIGAVFRGVRPENVVAVDAVPGFGTLAGRIDENPPGDYAAVLDDTDVQGYADIREHLGQNAVGLDVLAGNRNSDQARPLTAAMFAGALSRLRRTHNVILVDTADDLEHPVMESVLRAADTLVFVSGLTPDSSVPVTRSVDLLCALGHHELVSRSMVVLNDSRDRYDRGARRYLTERFSQCGATVEFMPYDPHLAAGGIIDVAHQSTGAARLRLTEITAALADRYIPDADRTA
- a CDS encoding ESX secretion-associated protein EspG: MLTTTVEGLWVLQVLTGVEVLGPELGLRPHLPRVESRDDALDRPIAAELREHAVIDEAGTVDEPVREWLAVLSRRDIGLVLDLHRPGDRTRTRVLLARFARWWAVLERHGDLVRLGPAGTSAEENSATSVIAVEIERLCGTAQPAELRPVTVDAGAIAGVRGSARLRAVLAGAGIDAEQQGMLLLAADPARSAHAGIVAVQSGVESGLPTRAVLGDSAVTVIDTPAGRLVAETVHRDGRRWLIVGPGSTSAIVTAVRALLRRLPAEQDWYSYRKVV
- the eccE gene encoding type VII secretion protein EccE; this encodes MTAPVRLAVLIAVFVAALTGWAIGGFAGAATALALVGPVAVVPWRGRPLWSWLARYRRHRREHPRPDPVTVANDGCGGGVRELRGTAVAAVAVLGRRHRPTLFTGSTAAHSDDTLDVAALAALLHQPLGLTLESLSVVTLGARRRSHGDYPRVYDTLIGTPPYAGTRETWVILRIAALPNAGALADRISTGVAAVAAAQRIGAALRRGAVRARVASAADIVELDRRIGGGVRDPRWRSVRADDGWYTSYAYRPHEVTAANLAQAWTLRVDGLIQTVTLYPDGRLSATLTTRTNQPPPAPPSVLLTGLPGEQLDALAAARCGPTVRLRGLRTGPVPAALALPVGASGVLIGPAQDGYRLALPFTDPGEPTRIRLAADDALTKRLVLRAAAAGERITVHTADRRRWAALQMPGITVTDGPRPAPDTTVSVVDGAVSAAAPAEPAVRLSPAPRPPTVIEATGPSPAAGAAGDGADAGAADADIVITQAGPDTVDIGIAGRVHRVRIDLFRVENRYLRIESEAAPEPELAGADR
- a CDS encoding S8 family serine peptidase, whose amino-acid sequence is MTARTAQRAAAVAAVLMLAGYGLVPARAIPPPVVDPTQLPEAGRPGPDEPMRQANRCARPITVADPDVGITAPGFTMLNIARAWTHSTGNGVPVAVVDTGVNPGPRLPVVPGGDYVMGGDGLSDCDAHGTIIASIIGAAPQGAPMPDRMPPEPAFPAPEGVPATGGAPPPPDRPAPPAPPAPVTVIRTQTATVTAPPPPPPEPPPPAPHDVPANAPGDAAPGPELPEVPPPAAGAPDGVAGVAPHAVLISIRQTSRAFTAVTPRPGETDLLRKAGTLSTLARAVVHAADLGAKVINLSVTSCMPAVDPLDQRVLGAALWYAATVRDAVIVAAAGNEGEEGCAQNPPADPLNPADPRGWGRVKTVSSPSWFADYVLSVGAVDNTGAPLGASLSGPWVAVAAPGVGVMGLSPHTGIAVNALPPSRAGDRNMAFWGTSFAAAYVSGVAALVRARFPRLSAHQIIHRIRATAHNPPLGVDNKIGYGVVDPLAALTFDVPDGPRQAPGAQARVIAAPAPPAPPDRRAHTAALTFAVVVAAAAGILALAARARRSR
- a CDS encoding WXG100 family type VII secretion target, whose protein sequence is MDKITYALPTILDAADQTLTHGIGLTDLCSDVERKTNALVADFQGVGADGFFLHQQELLRSLKHLAETVGLHGNAVHTVCENATVTDQTVAGFFG